The genomic region GCCCTGAGGCTGTGGGGGGAGAGGTGCTTTGCCCCACAAGCTTGGCAATGGAGTACTAAGAGGAGCAGGtcctgtccccgtccccagggaCACCCTGCCCGGGCTGGGTGCCGGGCTCCGTGCCccggggaggaggtggaagagcCGCAATTCCTCAGGATGCTTGATATTATCAAGTGCTAATGAGACCTGGATGGGACTGAGGTGCTTTGCAGGCCATTATCCCAAATTAACCTGACAATGCAGCCGGGGCCAGTGTCTGAAGGGCGGCTGGGGTGTGTATTGGCCgtctggggctggggggagagaagggtgctgccctctgccttcctccccccctgCCCGCACCCCCGAGCTGAAAGCAAGAGCCTTGCGTTTTGCAGGGTTAGTTTTCCATTGCCTGAACATGTTGAACCGGCTCCCCGAGAGAGGTTTGACAAGCAAGAGGTGGAATAAGGTGATAGGGATGGAGAGGATGGGAGCAGTCTCCTGCGCTGGCCAGCGTTTGGGATAACATTCTTGGAGGAAACTCCTAGTTCCCAAGTCCTCATGTCCATCCCACGCTGCTACTTGCACGGGGCTTTCACCAGTGCTTGGGCAGTGGATCAAACTGGGGAATGCTCAGCTGAAAAGCAACCGTGAtctctgaaaaagcatttccctGGAGCCGGTGGCCATCCCTGTGCTGGGCTCTTGCAGGCGGATGTATGGGGCTGGCCATGCTCTTGTCACCTGCAACCAGGGCTCCCATTGCTGTATAACGCCCTCAAAGAGCAGACAGTGTCGTGCCATCGCTCCTGGCCTCAGCCCAGTTTGGGTCTGTTAATGGGACCCTGCAAGGTGCCGAGGATCCAGAAGGCAAAGCTAACTGTGGCCAGATCCTGCTGCAAAGGAAGAGACGGGGTTTGCCAAGAGCGATCGACACCAGCACCTTGGTCTGGagctctctgcagctccccagcaccTCGCTGAAGGTGGCGAAGCCAAGGCAGGATGGCACCCGGCACTGCTGGGTGCTCCTTGAGCAGAGAGCACGCACAGTAACTATCGTTAGCCTgagtaatttctcttttctagactTTATGATGAAGGAACGAACACGCATCAGTTATCCTCTGCGGTGTCTCCTCTTTTTGCAGGGAAGATGAGTCCCCATTCCCCTCTTCCTACAGGATTCACTGGGAGCTGGCTTGGGAAGGGGCAAATCACCAGCTCCAGGAGCTGCGTGATTTGGAGACATTCCCCATTGCCTTTTTATTATCGGATTATggattattatttattattattacgGATTACCACAGGAGAAATGGCTGCAAAAATCTGACACAAGGCTAAAAGCTAAAGCTGGTGTTCAGCACCCCATTtttaagctaatttttttttttttaagagtaaaagGCATGAGCTCATGATTTCAGACTCCTTACATTGGCGGTGCTGCGCTAGTTATCCTAATGAGTGCAAGCACACGCCTGTCTGATCAGCAACAGGAGCCCTGGGATCCATCTTCTCCCTAATAGGATGCGACTGGAAGGATGCTGTCGGTCGAGAAGATGTTTTCCCACTTGCAGAAGGACTCACGTCCCGGATTACTGATGCACAAAATCCCCATCACGTTTTCGCGTGTGCTTGCTGTGGGTTTGGGGAAATTTCCGCCACTTCTTTCGCCCGCTGGGATGGTTTTGCGGCTCGGAGAGGGATGGAAATGGAGCCAGGCTCTCCCCACCGACGGAGGCGAGGTGTGAAATTTCTCATGGGCAAACAAGTGAGAGCTGCGGGGTGCCCAGAAGAAGGGGGACAGAAAAgatgaaggggggggggggagcggaggaggagaaaaagcagcagccagagagaaacaaaaatccccaaagcagCAACCTGGTTTGAAGAGTGGGGCGTTTTCTATGAGGGGATTGTAAAATGcactctctctttcccctttgcaGGGGGGAATAAGGGCCCCCACTCTATCTGATAGTCATTAGCATCAATTAGCCCCGTTTGAAGTAGGCAACATCTTTGtctctttgcaaaaaaagaaataaaaaaacctttcaggGAGCCCATAATAACATCTGGAGCAAGGAGAGGCTGAACTCAAGTTCCCCACTTTCATCTCTTGTCGAGGTACTTGGAATGTTAATGCAGCCTCATTCTTTAATGGAGTTatcaggaaatgcttttcaCCTCCTTCCCTTTGCTCAGGGGGGATGTTTACAAAGGGctgggggctttttttgttgttgttttgttgttgggattcccccccccccaagaaactccccctccccttttattttctatgctcttgagaaacaaaactggaataaaataaaaaaaaaaacccaaacaccgaaaccccaccaccaaaaaaaaaaaaaaaaaagaggatcaGGGTCCATCCTTTcatctcccctgtccagctccTGTAAAAGCCCCCTTTGCTGGGAGCAGATGGGGTGGTTCAACCCCGtgtgggcagggggaggggggggggttcccccgGCCCTGAGCCCCCGgtctgcctggctgctgggtgCTATATTTCCCAAGTCATTACCAGCGAGTGAAAATTTCCAGCTTTCGAACCAAAATGCATTAGCTGAGCACACAGTACTAATGGGAAACAGGACGCGTCATTAGGCAGCGAATTCGGCCAAGTGGGAGAAGGTGAAGGAAAAAGTCAGCCGGTGCTTTTGCTGGTTGTCTGTCCCTCCGGCTTGCTGTCCGTCCGTCTGTCCATCCTTCCTGCCAGCAGCATCTCACCGTAACCTCCTGCTCTGCCGACAGCTCACCTGCCCCAACAACCGCCATGTAAAACTGCTCCTTTGATAACTCCTTGTTGGAGCATCTCCAACATCTCTTTCCACGGGAATTACAGTGGCAGTCACAACTTaggatgaagaggaaaaataattaagagatTTAAACAggcttttaataaaacaaatcaaaaactTGTATAACGACACCCATATTTTAATCCACACAACCTCTGTGCAAGTAAAGCCAGAAGCTGTGAATCTCTgcggttttttttttctcagtagcggctttttgggggggggagaggctTCGGCACTTGCCCAGCTTTGAACGTGTGATTTCAATTAAGCACATAGTTACACGGCGGCAGGATTGGGGCTGGCTGTTTGGATAAGGAGCAATAAAGCGGCAGCTGTATTTATTCACTTATTTTGAAGCTGCTGTGGAAGACAGGATGCTAAATGGCAcgaaaaaagtgttttgaaggCAAACTTGAGGGATTCTTTTGTCTCCTGCGGGCATCCTCTTCCCTGAGGTTCCCGTAGCCATCACCAGGGTGCTTCCTCACGAGCAGGATAATCCTGCCCATGCATTCCCAtaatttccatttgctttgaaatgctcAAAAACATAGAGGTGCTCATTTATAACCAGGTCTATTTCTACGGCTTGGGCAGTGAAAAGAGACTTTAAACGGCACGAATCCCTGAGTTAAGGCAGGATTTACGGGATACGGAGAGCTAGCCTGCGCACGCAGAGATGTTTAATGCTGGGTTATTAAGCCATGGGGGATTTTTGCTCCGTGTTTATTAACCTGGAGACTCCGGTCTGGGGATTTCTCCGTGGTTGCGTACACCAGactgaattttcagtgttaatTTGGTGCTTGTGGAGATTTGCGCAGGAACGGTTGCGTGTGCGCAGGGCTGCAATTCCCCAGCGTTGTGTTTGCTGAGTACGCTCACATCTGGGCAAGGTGTCTGTGCCATCCGCAGCTCTCCATCGCATCGGACCATGTGTCTGTGCCTGGCTCACGGGGATGGCACCCAAACCAGACAAACAGCTAAATTTCCAAAGCACAGTCGCTTTTTAGCCTGTCCGAGTTCCTGATGTGTTTTTTCCCATACCCCAGATATACATCCAGGCTCTGATACAGCCGAGCAGGTACACCCAGATACGTTCCCCTTGGTGGGACGGGCTCACACAGCCGGTCCCGGGGTACGTCGGTGCCCGTGGGCAGTGGGTAGCGGTGGGCTGGCCTGAGGAGCGTGGCCAGGGGGATGGCGTGGGTGCGCCTGTGAGGCCTGGGGGGAAAGTGTGGGTGTCAGGGGGGGTTTGGGTGTCAGGGGGGGTCAGGGTGGGGAGCTGTAGGTGTCCATGTGGGTGTCCACGGGGGAAGGTGAGGGTGCCAGCGAGGCTGTGGTGGGGAAGTTGTAGGTGGCtgtgaggaagggaggaggtgtCTGGTGGAAGGAGCAATTGTCCACGTGGGCGTCTGTCTGGAGTGGGTGTTGGTGCGGGTGTCCACAGAGTAGGAGAAGGTGTCCACGGGGAAGGAGCAGGTGTCGGTGTGGATGTCCGCGAGGAAGGAGTTTGGGTGTCGGTTTGGGTGTCTGTGAGGAAGGAGTGGGTGTTGATGTGGGTGTCCACGGGAAAGGAGTGCATGTCAGTGTGGGTGTCCACGGGAAAGGAGTGGGTGTCGGTGTGGGTGTCCGCAGGGAAGGAGTTTGGGTGTCGGTTGGGTGTCTGTGAGGAAGGAGTGGGTGTTGGTGCGGGTGTCCACGGAGTAGGAGAAGGTGTCCACGGGAAAGGAGTGGGTGTCAGTGTGGGGGTCCATACGGGTGTCCAGGTGGGTGTCAGTGGAGGTGCCAGCAGAGAAGGAGGGGTGTCCGCGGGGGTGTTGGCGTGGAAGGAGGGGTGTCCGCGGGGGTGTCGGTGTGGAAGGAGGGGTGTCCGCGGGGGTGCCGCTGCAGGCCAgcgggggctgggggcagccccccgtcccccccgccccgccgccgctttGCATAGGAGCGCGGCTCATCCCAGCCCACCGCGCTCTCCATATAAaccggcggggccgggcgggccggCACACCGGCCCGGCCATGCTGCGCAGCCCGCCGCGGTCCCGTCCCGGtccgccgcccccccccaagacccccTTCCACATCGAAGCTCTCCTCGCCCGGGAGCCGccgcgccgcggccccgccgccgcctccgccccgccgcccccgcgtTGGCCCGCggcgggaccgggaccgggaccgggaccggggctggggccgctaccgggaggctggggctggggctggggcggTGCAGGTGAgcgggggtgggtgggtgaggGTGTGGGGGGTGTCCCCGTCCGTCACGGGTGGGGAACGGGGGGTCTTGGGGACGgagcgggggtgggggggtgcgGGGACCCTGGCATCACCCGCACTGGAAAATAAGGGGGTTTGGGTCACCAAAAACTGCCCtcccttccttttgttttttttgtttgtttttttttttttctttcctccgACGGCTGCAGTTTCATTTCCCGCAGCCTCTCGACCAACCCCAAGGCGAAGAGCTGGGTTGGGGCTGTGGGAAatgaaggagggagagggaagagtttcctaatattccttttttccccctctgtagCGATCGATAATTAATATTAGCCATCTACCCCTAACATTAAATGACTGGGTGAAGCGAGACCCAGATGACGCAATTTACATCCTTCAGACTTGACTTCAGGAGAAGGTTTCAGGTCAAGGACAGCCCCCCCAGGTCCCCCCACCTGCATTTTAAGGGTAGCTTTGCACACACCGgcatttatttatcttttcatgTACTAGAAAGGCACCGCAATGCCTGTGTTTTCATCACGCCTCCCCAAACCTGCTGTAATTTCCCAAAGCCTCAGCCCTGCAAGTAATTTCTGCACCATGCCAGCACCCCTCTGCTGTTGTGTGGGGCCCCCTCTTCTCCCAAAGCTGCCCTCAGTCCGGCTGTAATTTTGCTCTCCTTGCAGTTTTTCACTCGCAGAAGTGAAACTGTGGAGTGTTTCGCAGCGTCCGGCCCCAAAAACTGTTAGTATTTTTAGTGCAAAAGCACCTAAGGAATAACGATTTTGTCGTTGATCCGTGGGTAAAATTTACGGAGTGGTGACGGATGATGTCAGCTAATCCATCAGGCTCTCTGTATTTTCACTGAGGGGTACTGCAACTTTTTATAAGCAAAACGActcatttgttttaatgaagtaCCTctattcagaatatttttcttgaaattaagTATCTTTTTAGCATTCAGAGCCTGGTCTCGTCGTTGcccaggcaaaaccagcagccAAGCAcgtattttatttgtataagGTACTCTTGATTTGATCCTGATAGCTACTATGTTCAGGTACcaaaagtatttgctttgtaCTCTTgatcctttttttaaactgcttagCATAATTATTGAatctattctttcttttatgaGACAGCATCTGCATAGTTGCATTAATCTATGTATTATATCAAATATACAGGTATGAAAATATAGTTAAACAATTTGCAAAGCTATTTCCACAAAGTATTTCATGTTTGAAGTTTCACTTGCTATTATCCCagtattaaaatagaaaatatgtgATGGgtggaattattttaatgatgaaaatagttttaagtGCAATTACGGCTGTTAAGCTGTCAGGTCTCCATCCCACAAATCCTTAAACACCCGTAGAATTTACACCCAGTTAATGAAACAAAGTAGGTCAGGGTGCCCATTTGTGCCTGGAGAACATGACAACATCAGTCATTAAAGGAGAGATAAGTAGCGGGTGTGAATTGGCATAATTATGTACCATATTTCCATAAAAGTTAAAGACACTTGCCAAGCTATAGATATATCACACCAGTCCAATGTCCCTCATGGCTGCGGTTGCTGTACCCTGATGCCTGTGCAATGACTCTGGCTGAGGGGGAGCTCCgctcaaagcagggctgatCTCAAAGCCAGATCGCATTGCCCGGGGGCTGAGACTTCAGGACGGCAATGGTGGGGGACCGTTAATGGCCTGATCCTGCAGATGCATACTGCATACTTTGCTTTCCACCCAGAAAAGTCCTGTTGGCTGTACTAGTGGGTTCTCTTTCTTAAAGTTAAGTGGGTGCTTGGGTGCTGGCAGGACAGAAGCTGTGGTACCATCGGACATATCTTAGTGCTGGCCTTATCTGGTTCCTAATACCTTCACGACTGTACTTTGATCCTTGGAGGTGTTCTCACAGTCTGGCCTGTCTGCAGGCAGCGTCCCACTGCTTGGAGTCTTTCTGGGGCTCAGAACAGGAGCTGAGTCCCCAGTCCAGCAGTTTTTGGCATTGAGCAAGATGGGCTCGACTCTCCCTCCAGTGCTCCACACTCAGATGTGCAAAGTCTACGCTAATGTTTCCGTGCATGTCGTAACTCCAGAACCAGCATCAACGGATgcagagttttttgttttgatgggTGCAGCCCCCTTTCCTCAGCCCTTGACTGAGGTCTCTCCACCCTGCAGTCCTCCCGGCAGTGAGATCTGGCTCCTCTGAAGGTCCTTCAGGAGGACAGAACTGGTTGTGATGAGACCTGTGGCTCCTGGGAGATGGTCAGGGGTAGCAGTCACATGCTCACTCCTTTTGAACATTAAGATGTGTGTGAATCAAAGTCTGTGCTGGCAGGAAGACAGCTTTAGAAACCAGAGACAGCACTGCTCTTAGGCTGGTGCCGGCTGGTCCTGTGACAGTGCTGATGTTGTATTGTATGTTAATTAGGTAATTATGGTTATCATCAGGCCAGAACTAGATAGGAGACTGAGACCAGATCCACTTGTTATCCTGCTAATGCTTCTGCACACAGAGGAACTTTATGGATGAGTTGAACCTGACTAAGGCTCAGGACGAGGACCTGCACGAGGGCTGGCGACTCTTGTCTTCAAGCCAGTCTGCCACCTTCAATATCTTCTCCTGGATGCTGGCTGACTACGGATGCCAAGGGAAGGGTAAAAGCAGGGGCCAGCATGGGGTAAACTCCCCCAACCTTCAGACATTTGTGATTAGGGACTTTTTGAGACGGGGGTGGGATTTTTGCATTCAGCAGCTCTTGATGGACTTTATTATTCTGTTACAAACATCCTGTATTGATGGAGGTCAAACCCTGCTCACCTCATTAAGCGCTGACTTCTTTGGGTCTGGTTGCATGTCCAGGACTGTTCCAGGTTGTACCTATGAGTCAAATCACAGAataggttggaagggagctcgaaagatcacctggtccaaccttttgtgggaaagggagcctagatgagatgATCTAGGAAGGGACAGGACAGGGACatccctgtttttctttttggtgctACTTTCTCCCAGCCCCCTTTAGCTGCATTGCTGCTTGCTACAGCTGAAGCAAGCTGGGTTTGGCACATCAACAGGGCTGGAGGAATGGCCTCAAACACGCAGACCCCTTCAGTCGCTGCTTCTTGATTGCAGGTCTGGCGTTGTCTCACTGTGTAGGCACCAACTCGCTGTGCCCTGCTGGGCCCTGGAGGTCTGGGGGGCCCTGCAAGATGAAGAGGGTCCGCACGGTCTTCAAACCAGAGCAGCTGGAGCGGCTGGAGCAAGAGTTCCTCAAGCAGCAGTACATGGTGGGCACAGAGCGAGTAGACCTGGCTGCCACTCTGCATCTCACAGAGACTCAGGTAAGAAATGGAGCTGGGGATGGCGGTGTAGATCCTGGGTCTGGGTTTGGTCTGAGGTGATTGCCCTGCCATGAAGTGCAGTGGGAGGAGGACACGACGCAAAGTGACCCGTGGGACTCCCTGCTGCGAGATGACATTGAAGCCACGTGCCTGGAGGGATGCGAGATAGGTTTAGATGGTTTATGAATAAGACCATCCTTTTCTTAATCCGTAAAGtagaacaaaaagcatttagGAGCACAAACCTGCTTGCTTTAGAGTTTAAGCTGGGTTGGACTAACTACGATCCTCTGCATTGTGTCCTTTTGTGACGCTGGATCATTACGTTTCTGCCCATCCCACTGCAAGCTGCTTATTTATTGTGGAaaggaggagccaggtgatCTTCCATGGTGGGATCCAAATTCAGCTGAGAAAAAGGGAGACCAAAGCAAGGGCGGTTCTGGGGGGTACAGGGAGGGCGTGAACGGTACatggagcaggggcagggggtAGGTGGGTGTCTCATCATGCCCTCTGGCAGCCGTGGCCCTGGGGATGGGTTCAGTGGCTCGTGAGAGGTAGGGGAGGCATTTCCTTCACTCCCCTGGCCAAAGCCTCCTCTGTGCATCTGCGTTCCCCTCTCTCCTGGTCCCTTCTCCCAGCACCACTCTTCCCTCCACAACATCACCTCCTCCTGCTCACACGCACTGTGCTCTGAGCAGAGAAGGGTCCTGTCCCCCTCTTCAAGGAACTCTGCTTTTTGGGGACATCTGCCTTGGAAGCATGTGGCAATGGCCACCATTGGAAAGGGGCTCCTGGAGACCTTGGATTAAGCTGTTGTGCCATTTTCTGGCTAGGTGAAAGTCTGGTTCCAGAACCGGAGGATCAAATGGAGGAAGCAGAGCATGGAGCAGAAGGCGGCAAAGCTGTCGCAGTTCGGGGTGATACAGCCTGCCACCGCGGACTCGACGGATATCAAGGACCACGAGGAGGACACCGTGGACGTTGAGCTTTGAACAGCTGATGAGATTCAGCTGCCGCTGTTGTTTTTTGGGCTGTGTCTGCCTGATGGAGATATGGGGGATACAGGCATGTCTGTGCTTCTTTGGTCCAAGTGAGACATTACGCTCTTGATCTTTGGAGCTACAGGACTAAACTGCAGCTGGCTGGGAGGAACCCCGGCAAATATTGGTTGGCTGCTGTTTGGTAGCCATGTGCCGTAATTCCTGGGGCTTCATCACCAGGCTGATTGTGCTTGATGGTGCCATAGCTGTGGCAAGGCATGTGATCTCCTGTTTGCTCTTGAAGTACCAGGACACACAATCAGTTCccagcagagaggctggggTGACAATCAGACGGTGTCTCTGATGGCTGTGAGCATAAGGGCATTCAAACACGGGGTCACTTTGCGTTGCGTGTGGCTGTGTGCTCCTAGGAGACCTGTGCTGGGAGGACAATCAGCCCTGATTGTTTTTCCTGGTTAACTTGACCCCCAGGCTTGATGCTTAGACCACAACACCCCCACCAACAAAGTGGAAATTGGAAAGCCCTTTGCTCCCACCTGCAAACTGTATCATTACTCTTGCAATAAGATGAACAAGGTCTGATGCTGCCCCTGGAACAGAAGTGCCTCCTCTTGTCCTGTGCCTTGGTGTATTTGTGCCTTTGTTTTGGCTTCCCAAAGCCAGAGGGCAGAACCCGGTGGGGCTCTCTGTCTTCTGGCATTGCCTTATTTCGCCAAGGTGTGCgtatgctgctgcagcagggaatgAGGCACTCGGGCTGGCTGAGGTGCGGGGATCGGAGCTGTTATAACAAGGCAGCTTTCCAACACCTCTGGTGCTTCAGACGACCCCCTGCCCCTCGTCCAGATGTGCAGATTCTGGCCCAGACGGCAGTTGCTCTGTTCTCTCCTCATTATACATCCAGGTGCCATGGGAAACGGCACCTGGAGTGTTCGGCGAGCACATCTGTAACCACCTGATGCAGTTCGCAGTTGTGTTTCTGGTGGGTGGGAAGGCTTTGAGGGGTCAGGACAAAGCGCTCGACCCTCCCTGTGTTTTAGCAGCTAAGTGCTCTTAGCCCAGGCTGTCAGCGCTCGGGCTGTCACCTCGCCTTCCTACGTCTGCCCAGGGTACCAGGCACCACATCCCATCAGCTCAGGATAATTTATTGCATCTCTTTCTATCACTTTACTCTTATATTGTTATTtatagaaataacttttttttttcttaataagtgtcacttatttatttgctttgcttcttaataaaaatctagtgtattttaaaaagagatgggTCTGGCTGGGGGGAGGCAGTGTTGGGCAGCTCCTTGGGTTCTGAGCAGGCAGCGATGCCTCCATGACTTCTTGCCCCACAGCTGCCAGGGATGGGTTATGCATCCCTTTTGCCACGTACAGTTTTATCTGTGTTTCTGAGGaaatggagtgaaaaaaaagagaaaacaaaagaaatgcaccttttcctcctcctaaTAAGACCCCTGTTGTCAAAAAGTAACACCTGCTTGCCAACAAAAGTCACAAAAGGGCAATTTCTTCTTGAAAGGGTGATTT from Aquila chrysaetos chrysaetos chromosome 1, bAquChr1.4, whole genome shotgun sequence harbors:
- the NOTO gene encoding homeobox protein notochord; this encodes MLRSPPRSRPGPPPPPKTPFHIEALLAREPPRRGPAAASAPPPPRWPAAGPGPGPGPGLGPLPGGWGWGWGGAGLALSHCVGTNSLCPAGPWRSGGPCKMKRVRTVFKPEQLERLEQEFLKQQYMVGTERVDLAATLHLTETQVKVWFQNRRIKWRKQSMEQKAAKLSQFGVIQPATADSTDIKDHEEDTVDVEL